The Halomicrobium zhouii region GCCACGACGAGGCGATGGACATCTGGACCCAGCCCTTCGACGTCGACTCGCTGCTGGATCTCGACCCCGTCGGCGTCAAGACCGTCCTCGTCTTCGGTCGGGAGGACCGCGAGCTGTTCCAGGAGAACATCGAGGCCGTCGCAGACCTCGCCGAGCGACTCCGGGGCACCGGCGTCCCGCTCATCGTCGAACCGGTCGGCTGGGGAAAACGCGTCCCGGAGCCCCTGGAGACCGACCCGGAGTACGTCGCCGACGCCTGCCGCATCGCCTGGGAGATCGGCGCCGACGTTCTCAAGGCGCCCTACACCGGCGAACCGGACACCTACGCCGACCTCGTTGACGCCTCGCCGGTCCCGGTCACCGTCCTCGGCGGGCCCGCCTCCGGGTCGACGCGGGCGATGCTCGGGGACATCGAGGAAGCCGTCGGCTGTGGTGCGCGCGGCCCAGTCATCGGCCGCTCCGTCTGGCAGACCGAGGACCCCCAGGCGGTCGTCGAGGCACTGAACGGCGTCGTCCACGAGGGGAGGAGCGCCGACGACGTCTGGGGGTGAGGAGTCGGTGCGAGTCAACGCCGACCGGCAGTTTCTGGCGAACGTCCGTCACTCACCGCCCCATTCACGGATCGGCGGGATCAGTTCGAGCGTCGCCGCGGCGAGGTAGAGGCCGACGGCGATCAGCGCGACGCTGACTGCGACGCCGGCCAACCCGGCTCCGGTGGACCCGGCCGAGGCCACCACGCCGAGTAACCCGACGTACGCGATCACGAAGGCGACGCCCACCAGGAGGACGGTGCCGATAACGCCGAGGATGGCGTCCTCGACGGCCTTCCTGACGACGGTGTAGAGGACGGCCTCGTCGATTTCGGCGGCCGCTCCGCCGTCCGCTACCGGCCCGCTGTGCGCAGTGCCGTCACCGCTTCCGTCGGGGACCATATAATCCGGAGTCTCCGTCGAGCGAAATAAGTTCAGGGGTGGCGATTCTGTCGATGACCGCCGACCTGATCGGCGATCCACGTCGGTCGTGACGAGACGCACCTGTGGGACCGTGCTCGATATGACAACGGAGTTCGATTCGGGCGACATCGACGTCGCCTGCTTGCACTGGAGCCGCCGGTGTCGTCAAAGGCGTCGAGCGCGTACCGGGGACCACTATGGAAGCCACCGCCCGAGAGACACTCTACAAAGCGCCCCGAACGGACGTGATACAGGATCAAGGGCAGTTCAGGACGCACTTCAACTTTCCCGGCCGAAACCTGCCGGACCACGACGACCACGGCTACGGCCCGCTGGCGACCGTCGTCGAGTCGTTCATGGACCCGGACACGCTCATCGGGATGCATCCCCACCGGAACGAGGAGATAATCTCGTGGGTGCCCGACGGCGTCATGCGCCACGACGACGGCGAGGGGAACAAGCTCGTCACCGACGCGGACCACCTGATGGTGATGGGTGCGGGCACCGAGTTCTGGCACGAGGAGCGCACGCTCGCCGAGGACCCGCCGCTCCGGATGCTCCAGATCTTCGTGCGCCCGCACAGCCTCGACCTCCAGCCGCAGATCCAGCACGAACCCGTCCCGGACCCCGTCGCCGACGAGTGGCGACACCTCTTCGGGCCCGAGGACTCGGACGCGCCTCTTTCGGTGCGCAACGAGGTGGACTTCTACGACGCCCACCTCGAGGAGGGGGCCAGCGACGACCTCCCCCAGATTGCCGGGCGGGACGCGTACTTCTACATCTTCGAGGGCACAGTAGAGGCCGCCGACGCGCGCTTCGAGGAGGGAGAGAGCGGGCTGCTCGTCGACGACGACGGGCTGACACTCACGGCACGGGAGGACGCGCTGGTCGTGGCCTTCCTGATCGACCCGGACGCGCCCGTCACCCGGCAGGGAACGATCGGTCGCTGAGTGGTCGCCAGCGCGGCGACGAGTAGTGAGACTCCGTCAGTCGAGCAGCGAACGAACTTCGTCCGCAAGCCCCGCACCGATGGCTTCCATCCCCGCGTCGCCGGGGTGGAGCAGGTCGGTCGTCAGGCCGGTGGCGTCCAGCAGGTCGGGGCCCTCGACGAGGTGGACGTTGTCCGTCGCGCAACTTTCGACGGCCGACCGGAGCGACGACCGGAACGCCGCCGCGCGCTCACGGTCGCCGTCCCGGACGAGATCCTCGTGGTAGGGGAACAGCGTCACGCAGACGACCGGCTTCCCGGGGTTGGATTCGACGACGGTCCGGACGAAGGCGCGGACGCGCTCGTCGAACTGCGCCTCGGTGAACCCCCTGTTTGCCATGTTCACCGACAGCGCGAGCGTCGCCACGTCCCAGTCGTCGCGGTTCGCGAGGTACTCTGCCATCGCCGGTTCGCAGAAGGCCGACCCCGACGCCCCGAGGTTGACCGGGTCGACGCCCAGGCGGCGGGCGACTCGCGAGACGTACGTGAGGTGACTGGCCGAGGCGGCGGCGCCCTCGGTGATAGAGGTCCCGTGGGCGAGGTACCGCGTGTCCGGGAGTTCCTCGTCCGTCGGCGGGCGGCACGCCCCCGCGACGTCGTGGACGGCGACGGGTTCCCAGGCGTCGAACCGCAGGCGACAGACGCGCGGGTCGAACGCGCCCGTCGCTACTTCGTCGTCGAGCGCGCTGATTCGGTCCGGCACTGTCAGTCGTACCGTCTTCGGGACAGGGCCGAACTCCACGGGCTCCTCGCCCTGGAAGTCACCCCAGAACGGGCGGAGCACGGTTCTCCCCTGCGCCGAGACCGTCACCCGGACCGTCGCGTCGTCCGCCTCCGGGACGAACCGGAGTTCGCTGTTCGTCGGGTGGCCCATCCGCTCGCGGGCGTCGACGTTGAGTTCGCGCCCGAGGCCGCCGGGAGCGCGACGCAGCCGGTGGCCCCCGGGACTCCACGGCGCCGCGGCCGTCTCGGCGACGTTGTGGAGCGCGGCACCGGGCAGTTCGTCGTGGATCATACGTTGCGTCACACTGCCCCCGTATGATATGTATGCCGACTGGCCGCGCTCGTGTGGTGAGTGAGTATGTGAATTTAACGGGTGATTTGGTGAGAGGGTGCTGGAAGAAATGAGACTGTTAACACCCAGAAAGCCCTCGACGCGCTCTCTGGAGCCAGAATCGAGACCGCAAACAATCAGAAAGCCCTCGGCGCGCTCGGGTCGCGGGGACCACCTTGCGCTCCTCACTCCGTTGCGGTGCTAAGGGGTCCCGGCTTCCCCGACCCCGCCTCGCCCTTTCAGTCCTCCAGGACGGCACAGCACCACAGCCCTGCCCTTCCCCTGGTCGCGCGATGAAACGCGCTCCCGGCCGGGCGGTTGCGGGCTGCCAGGAAGTGTGATTCGCGCCGGACGGCGCGAATCCGGGGAGGTGTGGGGAGGCAACCGCGAGCACCTCCGTGGCGCGAGCGATGCTGATCCTGGAGGATTGAAAGGGCGAGGCTCGGTGAACGAAGCACGGACCCATAAGCACCGCAGCGAAGCGAGGAGCGCAGTGCGGTCCGCGCGAGTTCAGCGGGCCGAGGGCTTTCCTTTGTTGACGGTCTCGATTCTGTCTGCAGAGAGCGTGCGGATGGCTTTCGGGGTGTTTGAACTCATGCTCACTGCTGAAACGCCGAACTCCACTGATCGCTCACTGCACACACCGTATCGGCCGGGACCGGAACTTCCGAAACGCCGATCTCGAACTCACTCACTCGTCGGCGAAGATCTCCCGGACGACCGACTCGATGTCGCGTTCGGCAGACCAGCCGAGTTTCTCCCGAGCGCGTGAGGTGTCGACTTCGAAGGTGTCCGTCAGCGTCTCGTCGTCGGCCCGCGGGTTCTCGACGAGTGTGACCTCGGGCCGCTCGCCCGCGTGTTCGGCGGCGACGTCGGCGACGAGGTTGGCCACCGTCTCGACGCTGGGGTCCTCGTCGCTGGCGACCTCGTACTTCTCGACGCCCGTCTCGCCGGCCTCGAGCTGGTCGAGCAGGCGCTCGCAGCTGCGGACGTACGCGCGGGCGACGTCGACGACGTGGACGTAGTTGCGCGACTGGGTCCCCGGTTCGTACACCGTCAGCGGCTCGCCGGCTTTCGCGCGGGAGACGAAGAAGTTGATGACGGTCCCCTTGGAGACGGTGGTCCCGTCGACGTCGTGGGACCCGTAGAGGTTCGAGATCATGTACTGGTGGGCCGGGAAGGCGCCCTCGGCGAACGTGTCGATGGCGCGCTCGCTGAGGAGCTTGGTCCGGCCGTACCAGTTCATGGGGCCGCGGGGCTGGTCGACGGTGATGGGGAACGATTCGGGGTCGCCCAGCACGGCCATGCTGAACGGGAACACCAGGCCGGCGCCCGATTTTCGGCAGAACCAGGCGACGTTGTTGGTGCCCTGGACGTTGACGTCGTAGGCCAGGTCCTGGTTCTCCTCGCAGTCGTCGACGCCGCTGACGGCGGCGAGGTGGAGGACGATATCGGCGCCCTCCAGTGCGGCCTCCAGGCGGTCCCGGTTTCGGATGTCGACGTGGTCGACGTCGAGGTCGCCGATGGAGCGGACCTTGGCGAGGTAGAAGTTATCGATGGCGGTCAGTTCCCAGTCGGGATGTGCTTCCTGTATCTCTCTGGCGACGCGAGAGCCGATGTAGCCCGCGGCGCCGGTTATCGCGATGTGTGGTTCGTCAGTCATTGGTTTCGTCTGGTGTGTCGGTCATTGCTGGCTCGCCGGGCCGTCGGCGAACCGTCGTTGCAGGTCGCGGACGCCCTCGCGGAGCGTCCACGACGGTTCGAAGCCCGTCTCCGCGAGGCGGTCGAAGTTGACGTGGTAGGACGGGCCGGGGTGTTCGTCTTCGAGGTAGGTGACGTCGACCGGGCCGACCTCCTCGCGGACGAGTTCGGCGACGTCGGCGATCTGGAAGTTACCGTCGTTGGTCCCGACGTTGTAGACGCGGTGGTCCCAGCGGTCGGGTTCGAGCGCGGCGTGAGCGTACGCGCGAGCGGCGTCTTCGACGTGGATGAAGGGGCGCCAGTTCGAGCCGTCGCCGTAGACCGTCAGCGAGCGGCCGGTCAGTGCACGGAAGACGAAGTAGTTCACGACGAGGTTGAACCGGACGGCGGGGGAGTAGCCGTAGTTGGTCGCCATCCGCAGGGCCGTCCCGTCCATCCCGAACTCCTCGCAGTACTCCGCGAGCAACTCCTCGGACTGCAGCTTCGTCTCGGCGTAGGGGTTGATCGGGTCGGCCTCGGTCGTCTCGTCGATGTCCCGGCTGGTCGCCCGGCCGTAGACGTTACAGGAGGAGGCGAGCACGACGTCGTCGACGCCGAACTTGCCCGCGGCGGTCAGCACGTTCTCCGTGCCCTCGTAGTTGACCGCGAAGGTCTCGTCCCGTCGGTCGTGGGTGCTCGCGGCGCCGGTGATGGCCGCGAGGTGGACGACGGCGTCGACGTCTCTGGTCGCGCTCTCGACGTCGCCGTACTCCCGGACGTCGCCCCGGCGAAACTCTAGGGAGTCACCGACCGCCCCCAGCAAGGAGCGGGGCGCCCCATCCGAGAGGTTGTCCAGGAGCACGATCCGGTCGACGCGCTCGTCGTCCTGCAGGAGCGGGACGAGCGCGCTCCCGATGTAGCCGCAGGCGCCGGTGACCAGGACGTCCATCGGCCGTTCAGTCCTCCGACTCTTCGAGAACGCCCGGGAGGAACCGGTCCTCGTGGGCCTCGATGGTGTCGGCGTAGCGGGTGAGCGTCTCGAAGATGTCCTGGACCCCGTCCTCGAAGGTCTGGGCCTGCTCGCCGATCAGGTCGGCGTAGCGGTCGTCCTCGATCTCCATCTTGTGGGTCTCGTCCTCGTCACGGGGGTTCTCGAAGTGCTCGACGGCGACGTCGAGGTCGAACTCCGACCCGACGTCGGCGATGGTCTCGGCGATCTCGACGATGCTGATCGCGCGCGTGACCTGGTTGTAGACGGTGAGCCCCTCCGGGCGGTCGTCGAGGTCCGCGACGGCGAGCTGGGCGAGGCCCTCGACGGCGTCCTCCAGCGAGACGAACGGCTTGCGCTGTTCGCCCTTCCCGTACACCGTCACGGGGTAGCCGGCGACGGCCTGGGCGCAGAAGCGGTGCGTGACCGTCCCGAAGTAGTAGTCGAAGTCGAAGCGCGTCTTCAGGCGGTCGTCCTCGCGGGTCTCCGCGGTCTCGGTCCCGTAGACGATGGCGGTCCGGACGTCCGAGACGGGAATGTCGAACTGCTTGTGGGCCAGCCGCATGTTGGCCGCGTCGTGGGACTTGGTGAGGTGGTACCAGCTCCCCGCCATCGCCGGGAACGGCACGTCGTCGCGCTCGCCCTGGTTCTCCATCGTCGCGCCGCCCTCGGGGATGGGGAACTCGGGGGCGCCGTAGACGCCCGTCGTCGTCGTCTCGACGAAGTGGGTGTCGGTGAGGTCGTGCTCTTCGAGGCCCCACAGCAGGTTCCGCGTGGCCTGCATGTTGTTGTGCTGGGTGTAGTTCGCCCGCTCGCCGTTGATCTGGGAGTAGGGCGCCGAGGGCTGGGCCGCGGCGTGGATGATCGTCTCCGGTTCGTGAACCTGGAGCAGTTCGTCGACGAAGCTCTTCTCGACGAGGTCGCCCTCGACGAAGGAGATGTTGTCGAGGCCGTGGACCTCGCGTGCGGCCTCCAGGCGCTCGTCGATACTGGCGACTGGCGTCGCGCTCGTCGCGCCCGTCTCCTCGACCCACTCCCGTCGGCCGAAGTTGTCCACGAGCAGCACTCGGTCGTCCGTCCGGTCCGCGATTCGCAGTGCGGCGGGCCACCCGACGTAGCCGTCGCCGCCAGTGACGAGGATCGTCATTAGTTACTCAAATCGTGAGTAACACGCCAGTGGCAAGTACTTTTCCCTCGGGCGGGGCCGAGAACGCAATCCTTAGGCGTCCACTCGCCCCCACTCTATCCAATGAGTCACTTCGAGGTCCGCCACTAC contains the following coding sequences:
- a CDS encoding class I fructose-bisphosphate aldolase codes for the protein MSYDLFDTESGNAVVVALDHGLGMGALEGFEDAGATLDAVLAGNPDGVLVGPHFARRYADRFDDSDADLLVTADVATFSTRPGHDEAMDIWTQPFDVDSLLDLDPVGVKTVLVFGREDRELFQENIEAVADLAERLRGTGVPLIVEPVGWGKRVPEPLETDPEYVADACRIAWEIGADVLKAPYTGEPDTYADLVDASPVPVTVLGGPASGSTRAMLGDIEEAVGCGARGPVIGRSVWQTEDPQAVVEALNGVVHEGRSADDVWG
- a CDS encoding pirin family protein; its protein translation is MEATARETLYKAPRTDVIQDQGQFRTHFNFPGRNLPDHDDHGYGPLATVVESFMDPDTLIGMHPHRNEEIISWVPDGVMRHDDGEGNKLVTDADHLMVMGAGTEFWHEERTLAEDPPLRMLQIFVRPHSLDLQPQIQHEPVPDPVADEWRHLFGPEDSDAPLSVRNEVDFYDAHLEEGASDDLPQIAGRDAYFYIFEGTVEAADARFEEGESGLLVDDDGLTLTAREDALVVAFLIDPDAPVTRQGTIGR
- a CDS encoding SGNH/GDSL hydrolase family protein; this translates as MIHDELPGAALHNVAETAAAPWSPGGHRLRRAPGGLGRELNVDARERMGHPTNSELRFVPEADDATVRVTVSAQGRTVLRPFWGDFQGEEPVEFGPVPKTVRLTVPDRISALDDEVATGAFDPRVCRLRFDAWEPVAVHDVAGACRPPTDEELPDTRYLAHGTSITEGAAASASHLTYVSRVARRLGVDPVNLGASGSAFCEPAMAEYLANRDDWDVATLALSVNMANRGFTEAQFDERVRAFVRTVVESNPGKPVVCVTLFPYHEDLVRDGDRERAAAFRSSLRSAVESCATDNVHLVEGPDLLDATGLTTDLLHPGDAGMEAIGAGLADEVRSLLD
- a CDS encoding NAD-dependent epimerase/dehydratase family protein; this encodes MTDEPHIAITGAAGYIGSRVAREIQEAHPDWELTAIDNFYLAKVRSIGDLDVDHVDIRNRDRLEAALEGADIVLHLAAVSGVDDCEENQDLAYDVNVQGTNNVAWFCRKSGAGLVFPFSMAVLGDPESFPITVDQPRGPMNWYGRTKLLSERAIDTFAEGAFPAHQYMISNLYGSHDVDGTTVSKGTVINFFVSRAKAGEPLTVYEPGTQSRNYVHVVDVARAYVRSCERLLDQLEAGETGVEKYEVASDEDPSVETVANLVADVAAEHAGERPEVTLVENPRADDETLTDTFEVDTSRAREKLGWSAERDIESVVREIFADE
- a CDS encoding NAD-dependent epimerase/dehydratase family protein, with amino-acid sequence MDVLVTGACGYIGSALVPLLQDDERVDRIVLLDNLSDGAPRSLLGAVGDSLEFRRGDVREYGDVESATRDVDAVVHLAAITGAASTHDRRDETFAVNYEGTENVLTAAGKFGVDDVVLASSCNVYGRATSRDIDETTEADPINPYAETKLQSEELLAEYCEEFGMDGTALRMATNYGYSPAVRFNLVVNYFVFRALTGRSLTVYGDGSNWRPFIHVEDAARAYAHAALEPDRWDHRVYNVGTNDGNFQIADVAELVREEVGPVDVTYLEDEHPGPSYHVNFDRLAETGFEPSWTLREGVRDLQRRFADGPASQQ
- a CDS encoding NAD-dependent epimerase/dehydratase family protein, producing MTILVTGGDGYVGWPAALRIADRTDDRVLLVDNFGRREWVEETGATSATPVASIDERLEAAREVHGLDNISFVEGDLVEKSFVDELLQVHEPETIIHAAAQPSAPYSQINGERANYTQHNNMQATRNLLWGLEEHDLTDTHFVETTTTGVYGAPEFPIPEGGATMENQGERDDVPFPAMAGSWYHLTKSHDAANMRLAHKQFDIPVSDVRTAIVYGTETAETREDDRLKTRFDFDYYFGTVTHRFCAQAVAGYPVTVYGKGEQRKPFVSLEDAVEGLAQLAVADLDDRPEGLTVYNQVTRAISIVEIAETIADVGSEFDLDVAVEHFENPRDEDETHKMEIEDDRYADLIGEQAQTFEDGVQDIFETLTRYADTIEAHEDRFLPGVLEESED